A genomic stretch from Gemmatimonadota bacterium includes:
- a CDS encoding Ig-like domain-containing protein: MHRPKAKSDRLRVRSGWKGAPRATSTTAWAFLALALASCNSSATGPTLLDQDALEFNVVDGVVDGVVGETADDAVRVLVTDNIGRPVPNVAVDFALGAGGGSVAPLQAVTGSNGVAEAVWTFGERAGQQVLEASIQDNRSRWNRRKVEIRVRARASTPDVVFVSPSAASMEVGSTRQLVAQVVDRYGNLVPDVALTWSSSSLTRASVDGAGSVVAVGTGSVTITAEVNSATGSAAFGGVAQAAAPTIKGWATITITSRPPPPVDEPGEGGGTIPPTEPQPEPQPEPEPQPEPEPQPEPEPQPEPQPEPEPEPEPEPEPEPEPEPEPEPEPEPEPQPEPEPQPEPEPEPSAPAPTGIPGQVTDLRVTLVTTSSVTLRFTQVDDGTGNPAKSQVRYRTTPMGWGWGGASPVTQGTCSGVVTGAAIGSTVTCTVQGLNPGTSYDFQMVSYRGSLDTGGAVFGQLSVVPTGVTVSAPSVGTVAISPDGGTIVVGSTLQLSAVAKDAQGNTVSNPGLTWGSLSSNVASVTSLGRVTANSAGTALIVVSAVCCGADTVLITVQAAQTPPPPPAIGTIEITPDGGTIVGIGSTLQLSATARDGNGNVVSNPGLSWTSLSSLIGSVSPTGLVMGNAAGTVRIVVSASCCSADTVTVNVQQAAALPPTPASGVWFEETWAGYSSLPQYGSAPGIHWAQNSTIETGTLFDGSTGRFVRSRYPGNGGDGT; encoded by the coding sequence GTGCATAGACCGAAGGCTAAAAGTGATCGCCTGCGGGTGCGCAGCGGGTGGAAGGGCGCGCCCCGGGCGACTTCGACGACGGCCTGGGCGTTTCTCGCCCTGGCCCTCGCCTCCTGCAACTCTTCCGCTACCGGACCCACCCTGCTCGACCAGGACGCGCTCGAGTTCAATGTTGTTGACGGCGTCGTTGACGGTGTCGTCGGTGAGACCGCGGATGATGCGGTGCGAGTGCTGGTTACAGACAATATTGGAAGACCGGTTCCAAATGTGGCGGTGGACTTCGCCCTCGGTGCGGGTGGCGGGTCGGTCGCTCCCTTGCAGGCCGTGACCGGATCAAACGGTGTCGCGGAGGCGGTTTGGACCTTCGGCGAGCGCGCCGGCCAGCAGGTGCTCGAGGCGAGCATTCAGGACAACAGATCTCGATGGAATCGGCGCAAAGTAGAGATCCGTGTCCGAGCCCGGGCGAGTACGCCCGACGTCGTGTTTGTCTCGCCGAGCGCGGCTTCGATGGAAGTAGGATCGACCCGCCAGTTGGTGGCCCAGGTCGTGGACCGATATGGAAACTTGGTTCCAGATGTTGCACTGACTTGGAGTAGCTCCAGTCTCACACGAGCGAGTGTGGATGGGGCGGGAAGCGTCGTCGCGGTCGGGACGGGATCCGTGACGATTACTGCGGAGGTGAACTCTGCCACCGGCTCGGCAGCCTTCGGCGGGGTCGCACAGGCAGCCGCGCCAACGATCAAGGGATGGGCGACCATTACGATCACTTCGCGGCCTCCGCCACCCGTGGACGAGCCGGGAGAGGGTGGGGGGACCATCCCGCCTACCGAACCGCAACCGGAGCCCCAGCCGGAGCCCGAGCCACAGCCGGAACCCGAGCCGCAGCCGGAGCCCGAGCCACAGCCGGAGCCACAGCCGGAACCCGAGCCGGAACCCGAGCCGGAGCCGGAGCCGGAGCCCGAACCTGAGCCCGAGCCCGAACCTGAGCCCGAGCCCGAACCACAGCCGGAGCCCGAACCACAGCCGGAGCCCGAACCGGAACCTTCCGCGCCGGCCCCGACCGGGATTCCCGGTCAGGTCACCGATCTCAGGGTCACGTTGGTGACGACGAGCTCGGTCACGCTACGCTTTACGCAGGTTGACGATGGCACCGGAAACCCCGCCAAGTCGCAGGTTCGCTACCGGACCACGCCGATGGGATGGGGGTGGGGAGGTGCTTCACCCGTGACGCAGGGCACCTGCTCGGGGGTCGTTACGGGCGCCGCAATCGGAAGCACGGTGACCTGCACTGTCCAGGGCCTCAATCCCGGCACCAGCTACGACTTCCAGATGGTTTCCTACCGGGGTTCCTTGGACACCGGCGGGGCGGTCTTCGGGCAGCTTTCCGTGGTCCCCACCGGGGTAACGGTGTCGGCTCCGTCGGTCGGAACGGTTGCTATCTCGCCGGACGGGGGTACCATTGTCGTCGGCTCGACGCTCCAGCTGAGCGCAGTGGCCAAGGACGCGCAGGGGAACACTGTCTCCAATCCTGGCCTGACCTGGGGGAGCCTGTCGAGCAATGTGGCATCCGTGACGAGCTTGGGACGCGTGACAGCAAACTCTGCGGGAACGGCGCTGATCGTGGTGTCAGCCGTCTGTTGCGGCGCGGACACAGTCCTAATCACTGTGCAGGCGGCCCAGACTCCTCCTCCTCCGCCAGCGATCGGTACGATCGAGATCACCCCGGACGGCGGAACGATTGTCGGGATCGGCTCGACCTTGCAGTTGAGCGCGACGGCCCGGGACGGGAACGGAAACGTGGTTTCCAATCCGGGACTCTCCTGGACGAGCCTTTCCAGTCTCATCGGGAGCGTGAGCCCGACCGGTCTCGTTATGGGGAACGCCGCGGGGACGGTGCGGATCGTGGTGTCGGCAAGCTGCTGCAGCGCGGACACCGTTACGGTCAACGTACAACAGGCCGCGGCACTCCCGCCCACTCCGGCGTCGGGGGTTTGGTTCGAGGAGACGTGGGCGGGGTACTCGTC